A genomic segment from Desulfovibrio legallii encodes:
- the rseP gene encoding RIP metalloprotease RseP produces the protein MLTTVIAVIVVLGGLIFFHELGHFAVARSLGMGVSTFSLGFGPKILKYKKGKTEYALSLVPLGGYVALVGESDASEIPEGFTEQESFALRPAWQRLLVVAAGPAANVLLAWLLCWVMAWGWGTPVLLPQVGGVVAASPAARAGLAPGDTILSIDGRPLDSWQAMAAAINRSGGRTLQLEVLRPDTAPDAAPQSASAAPGLTAGGMRISLELTPERATRKTIFGEEEEAWLIGIRNSGGVRLVEHGFVDAAGAGLSQTAEMVSLTWQSLVKLVERVVPLDQVGGPIMIMQMVGQQAQEGLAGLLALTALISINLGILNLLPIPVLDGGQIFFCLWEMLFRRPLSSKVQEYAMRAGLALLVTLMLLATYNDIWRILKNTGWFGSGS, from the coding sequence GTGCTGACAACCGTTATTGCTGTGATCGTCGTTCTGGGCGGTCTGATCTTTTTTCATGAATTGGGGCACTTTGCCGTGGCCAGAAGTCTGGGCATGGGGGTCTCCACCTTCTCCCTGGGTTTTGGCCCCAAGATTCTCAAATATAAGAAGGGCAAGACGGAATACGCCCTTTCTCTCGTTCCCCTGGGCGGCTATGTGGCCTTGGTGGGCGAAAGCGACGCCAGCGAAATCCCTGAGGGCTTTACGGAGCAGGAAAGTTTTGCCCTGCGCCCGGCCTGGCAGCGCCTGCTGGTGGTGGCGGCCGGGCCCGCAGCCAACGTGCTGCTGGCCTGGCTGCTTTGCTGGGTGATGGCCTGGGGCTGGGGCACGCCCGTGCTGCTGCCTCAGGTGGGCGGCGTGGTGGCGGCAAGCCCCGCCGCCCGCGCGGGGCTTGCGCCAGGCGACACCATTCTCTCCATCGACGGGCGGCCCCTGGACAGCTGGCAGGCCATGGCCGCGGCCATCAACCGCAGCGGCGGCCGCACCCTGCAGCTGGAAGTGCTGCGCCCGGACACGGCCCCCGACGCTGCCCCGCAGTCCGCGTCCGCTGCGCCGGGCCTGACCGCGGGCGGCATGCGCATCAGCCTGGAGCTGACCCCGGAGCGCGCTACCCGCAAAACCATTTTCGGCGAGGAAGAAGAAGCCTGGCTTATCGGCATCCGCAATTCCGGCGGCGTGCGCCTGGTGGAGCACGGCTTTGTGGACGCGGCCGGCGCGGGCCTCAGCCAGACGGCGGAGATGGTCTCCCTTACCTGGCAGAGCCTGGTCAAGCTGGTGGAGCGCGTGGTGCCCCTGGATCAGGTGGGCGGGCCCATCATGATTATGCAGATGGTGGGTCAGCAGGCGCAGGAAGGGCTGGCCGGGCTTCTGGCGCTGACGGCGCTTATCAGCATCAACCTGGGCATCCTCAACCTGCTGCCCATCCCCGTGCTGGACGGCGGGCAGATTTTTTTCTGCCTCTGGGAGATGCTCTTCCGCAGGCCCCTCAGCTCCAAGGTGCAGGAATACGCCATGCGCGCGGGCCTGGCCCTGCTGGTGACCCTTATGCTGCTGGCCACTTATAACGACATCTGGCGCATCCTCAAAAACACGGGCTGGTTCGGGAGCGGCTCATGA
- the dxr gene encoding 1-deoxy-D-xylulose-5-phosphate reductoisomerase translates to MTILWPGRGGPQVDYISGPPAAAWREAWPRSLALLGSTGSIGTSALAVVERHPDLLRVVGLSCARNVQKLAAQAARWRPECLAVLDAAAAEALRALLPTGYAPRILVGREGYAALATLPEADAVLSAQVGAAGLAGTLAAALAGKVICLANKESLVLAGDLLRRVCAASGAVILPVDSEHNAIFQCLAGHGQDVDRLILTASGGPFRGWPAERLAQVTPEQALRHPNWSMGAKITVDSATLMNKGLEVIEAFHLYGVPLERIDVLVHPQSVVHSLVQFRDGAQLAQLGTADMRLAIAHCLLWPRCEAGDVPPPDLTRTPLTFERPDVAAFPCLDLARRALRARGGRCVTLNAANEAAVDLFLSGRCGFADIPRLIAAVLEAYETEHPGHEIFCAPPAATSAPGAFTPAALARQAHTLAARLEELDRLSRERVRALVRPGGCLC, encoded by the coding sequence ATGACGATACTTTGGCCGGGCCGGGGCGGCCCGCAGGTTGACTACATTTCCGGGCCGCCGGCGGCGGCGTGGCGCGAGGCCTGGCCGCGCAGTCTGGCCTTGCTGGGCTCCACGGGTTCCATCGGGACCAGCGCGCTGGCCGTGGTGGAACGGCATCCGGATCTGTTGCGGGTGGTGGGGCTTTCCTGCGCGCGCAACGTGCAGAAGCTGGCGGCGCAGGCCGCGCGCTGGCGGCCGGAGTGCCTGGCCGTGCTGGACGCGGCGGCGGCGGAGGCCCTGCGGGCCCTGCTGCCGACGGGTTACGCGCCGCGCATCCTGGTGGGACGCGAGGGCTACGCCGCCCTGGCAACCCTGCCGGAGGCGGACGCCGTGCTTTCGGCCCAGGTGGGGGCGGCGGGGCTGGCCGGCACCCTGGCGGCGGCCCTGGCTGGCAAGGTCATCTGCCTGGCCAACAAAGAATCCCTGGTCCTGGCCGGGGATCTGCTGCGGCGGGTCTGCGCGGCCAGCGGCGCGGTCATCCTGCCGGTTGATTCGGAACACAACGCCATTTTTCAGTGCCTGGCCGGGCACGGGCAGGATGTGGACCGGCTGATTCTCACCGCTTCGGGCGGCCCCTTCCGCGGCTGGCCGGCGGAGCGGCTGGCCCAGGTCACGCCGGAGCAGGCCCTCAGGCACCCCAACTGGAGCATGGGGGCCAAGATCACGGTGGATTCGGCCACCCTGATGAATAAAGGGCTGGAGGTCATTGAGGCTTTTCACCTTTACGGCGTGCCCCTGGAGCGCATTGACGTGCTGGTGCACCCGCAGTCGGTGGTCCATTCGCTGGTGCAGTTCCGGGACGGCGCGCAGCTGGCCCAGCTGGGCACGGCGGACATGCGCCTGGCCATTGCCCATTGCCTGCTCTGGCCGCGCTGCGAGGCCGGGGACGTGCCGCCGCCGGACCTGACGCGCACCCCCCTGACCTTCGAGCGGCCGGACGTGGCGGCCTTCCCCTGCCTGGACCTGGCCCGGCGGGCGCTCCGGGCGCGCGGCGGACGCTGCGTCACCCTCAACGCGGCCAACGAGGCGGCGGTGGATCTGTTTTTGTCCGGGCGCTGCGGTTTTGCGGATATCCCCCGGCTTATCGCCGCCGTGCTGGAGGCCTACGAAACCGAACACCCCGGACACGAAATTTTTTGCGCGCCCCCGGCGGCCACGTCCGCCCCTGGCGCGTTCACGCCCGCCGCCCTGGCGCGGCAGGCCCATACCCTGGCGGCCCGGCTGGAAGAGCTGGACCGCCTGAGCCGCGAGCGGGTCCGTGCGCTGGTCCGCCCCGGAGGATGCCTGTGCTGA
- a CDS encoding phosphatidate cytidylyltransferase, with translation MPIEPATHHPMDFRRIVTGLALAVVLLLVLWHRGWPLLLVILLASALGLWEFYSLFWGHKGRVSSRVCAIVLGWGMLCLTWLHRPQDALVCLGAGFVLAAMSFLFRWDVVEEDNAFASSGIFMAGLAYVPLLLLPATYLSTTKLIFIIAAVAISDTAAYFVGTRFGHHKLWPRVSPNKSSEGAVGSLAGCVIFCAVYGAIYGKTGWFSFALLGIAVNAFAQLGDLFESALKRSVNVKDSGQILPGHGGMLDRADSLLFAMPMFAVVDQWFFFF, from the coding sequence ATGCCCATTGAACCCGCAACGCATCATCCCATGGATTTTCGACGCATCGTCACGGGCCTTGCCCTGGCGGTGGTGCTCCTGCTGGTGCTCTGGCACAGGGGCTGGCCGCTGCTGCTGGTCATCCTGCTGGCCTCGGCCCTGGGCCTGTGGGAATTTTACTCCCTGTTCTGGGGGCACAAGGGCCGCGTCTCCAGCCGCGTCTGCGCCATTGTCCTCGGCTGGGGCATGCTCTGCCTGACCTGGCTGCACCGGCCCCAGGACGCTCTGGTCTGCCTGGGCGCGGGCTTTGTGCTGGCCGCCATGAGCTTTCTCTTCCGCTGGGACGTGGTGGAAGAGGACAACGCCTTTGCCTCCAGCGGCATCTTTATGGCCGGGCTCGCCTATGTGCCCCTGCTGCTCCTGCCGGCCACCTACCTTTCCACCACCAAGCTCATCTTCATCATCGCGGCGGTGGCCATCTCGGATACGGCCGCCTACTTTGTGGGCACGCGCTTCGGCCACCACAAGCTCTGGCCCCGCGTGAGCCCCAACAAAAGCTCCGAAGGCGCGGTGGGCAGCCTGGCGGGCTGCGTGATCTTCTGTGCCGTTTACGGCGCAATCTACGGCAAAACCGGCTGGTTTTCCTTCGCCCTGCTGGGCATTGCGGTCAACGCCTTCGCTCAGCTGGGCGACCTGTTTGAATCCGCCCTCAAACGTTCGGTTAATGTTAAGGATTCCGGGCAGATCCTTCCAGGGCACGGCGGTATGCTGGACCGGGCGGACAGCCTGCTTTTCGCCATGCCTATGTTTGCCGTGGTGGACCAATGGTTCTTCTTCTTCTAA